A window of the Synechococcus sp. JA-3-3Ab genome harbors these coding sequences:
- a CDS encoding response regulator transcription factor, which produces MLRILIIDDDPSICALLKRYLQRQGYSVEVATTGAEGLQQLRAFQPGLVILDLNLPDVSGYDLCQQMQKETGVYVLMLTSRVNPADKLQGFQLGADDYLTKPFSLPELQARVQAILRRGRTRTETGSAPVLTFPSLVIDPTTREVIRDRRPINLTALEFDLLYAMARHPGRVWRRSELIQEVWDFNHEGDERVVDVHIGQIRKKLETDTSQPELIRTVRGVGYKFEPPTPKEGWGEEKP; this is translated from the coding sequence ATGTTACGCATCCTCATCATCGATGACGATCCCAGCATTTGCGCGCTGCTCAAGCGGTATTTGCAGCGGCAGGGGTACTCAGTCGAGGTAGCGACGACGGGGGCCGAGGGCCTCCAGCAGTTGCGCGCTTTTCAGCCAGGCTTGGTGATTTTGGATCTGAATTTGCCGGATGTGAGCGGCTACGACCTTTGCCAGCAGATGCAAAAAGAGACCGGCGTGTATGTGTTGATGTTAACCAGCCGAGTGAATCCTGCCGACAAGCTGCAAGGATTTCAGCTAGGCGCAGATGACTACCTGACCAAACCCTTCAGCCTGCCGGAGTTACAGGCGCGGGTACAGGCTATCCTGCGCCGAGGGCGGACGAGAACGGAAACAGGCAGCGCGCCGGTTTTGACTTTTCCCTCCTTGGTGATCGACCCGACCACCCGAGAAGTTATCCGTGACCGTCGCCCGATTAACCTGACCGCTCTAGAGTTTGATTTGCTCTACGCCATGGCTCGACACCCAGGACGGGTGTGGCGACGGTCTGAGCTGATTCAAGAGGTGTGGGATTTTAACCACGAGGGAGATGAACGGGTGGTCGATGTCCACATCGGCCAAATTCGCAAGAAGCTGGAAACCGATACCAGCCAACCGGAGCTGATCCGCACCGTGCGCGGAGTTGGCTACAAGTTCGAGCCCCCCACTCCAAAGGAGGGATGGGGAGAGGAAAAACCGTAA